The genome window CCGCTTTACTTGGAGTTCCATCTTCGTATCGTTGCGCAATGGCGATGGCACCAGCAGTCTCACGGACGATGGTGTGAATCCACATAGCCAAAGACGTTCCGATGGCATGCATTAAGAAAAAACGGGCTACGCCACGGTACTCATTGATGATGACGTTGATGtatttgaatatgaaaaataggaTGAACAGCGAGTATATCGGGAAAAGAATCTCTAGCGCTAACGTAATGACCGATGCACATTTGTAGAATGTGTAATCGTTTGCAGTCAGAAAGACCACTTGGTATATGATCAGGAGAACGGAATGGATCAACAAACCAAACGCAAACCCTGCGacagaaaatttaaacatttacTGAAGATTCACCAGATGGatcatgaaaatttaatcTATATTCGGTAGGCTGATTGAGATGATAAGACTCATAAAGGAACTCAATAAAATGCTTAACTTACAGGCAGCTCCCAATTTTAGGTACATAAATTCCCCATGACGTCCGGTCATGAAACAATATCGATGAGACACGGGTTTGACGGGCTCCAATTTTAGTTCGTGCGTTGCGAAATCTTCCGCATCAACGtatatatttaaattaatatcaTTAAGATCTTTTGGCCCCTCTAAATCTGATGCctgaaaattttgcaatttttttttttttagttacgCCAAATTCTCAATCAGTTTGTGGTTGGTTTTACATTTATCTTCTCCAAATACTCCTCAAACAATCGCTGTCTGCGTTGTCTTTCTTTGATTGCTATCTTTGCTTTACGCACGTGTAATCGAATGTCGATATagaggaaaatgaaataaatgaatccAATCGATATCATGGTAATGCAATAAGCCTACAAAAATCAAACAGGTCGACAGTAGAAATGATTTTATGCTCGCCAATGTGTTCGCTAATACTCTTACCTGTGCGAGTGGATATTGACTATAAAATGCATCGCCGATAAATGCAACAAGTGCAAAGATTACCAGAAACACAGCATATATTATGGCGAATACTGTAGCGAAGTAGCGTCTGAAAAGGTTACAAAGAAATGTTATGTTGGCATGGCAACGATTTTCGATGTTATCACGCGTATGTTATTAGAGGCGCTTAGTCTTGCATTTAATcgcatttatttatcaaatttgGAAAACCCATTAAGGTATGTAAATTTCcagttcaaagaaaaaaaaatgtttcgccAAATTAATTCTTGTTTGTTCATataattgatgaaaattgattaGCCATAGGAGAGAGTAGCGGGAaacgttaaattaattgatCAAAAGAAATTGGGACGATCATATAAAGCttattttatcatcaactaaAATATTGTAACAGATTGTCATCAATCATGACGACAGACAATAAGTTACGGCACTACGTGACATCATTTCCTTTTATAATGATTTGAATCACCACTGATTTTGctcatttttagacccgtacgaagtactggggtcttataggtttacgcatacgtttgtaacacgtcgaattggactccctgagtaaggggaaacctattgtggttgtccagagatgccaaatcagcaagaaaaaaaatgtccgtctgtccgtccgtccgtccgtccgtctgtctgtctgcacgataacttgagtaaaacgcatccgattttgaaaattctttttttccccgtttggtaatgtcaaaagacaggctaagttcgaagatgagtgattttggatcgacccctcctgagctaGGGCCCAAttagtgctttacggtttttcgaagatatctccggacatttaaacgctatactcgtaaatgatacatcgaatgaaagatatttacaataccgatcgacaaaaaaaaagtttatggaaatcggatgaccgacttgtgagttagaccccttggtgtgaaacaggcacagggcggcaagcagtttttgcttgtaggtcggccaaatttgaacatatttcgttcgttttagctttattagataggtattgaccgtaccaatcagggaaaaaaagtttatgaaattatgttctccggagcgtgagctaggtctcttggagtgagctcttatctggctactcggccgtacagtgaacgtggagtattttgtcaatatctcgagtaaattttgaccgaatttcatgattttttttttgtttgaaaggtattaacgaatgtaaagcgtcggtactattttcggtctcctaacaaaatggctgccggcggccatattggattttagtaaaatagaaatatcttgggaaaaatgatacttagagagtttctgttaacatggaaataatttgttaagtgtgaggggtttcagggattccatatatggacatctatatatacctatatacagctatattgagctatatacaggcatatagagctatataataggaatttatgaaatttgacttcgtacggggctgtctatattgcctccggcaatttaattgtatatgataacaaggcaaagagtggataatgtaagtgatttaaaaggaagaatagtttttcagcagagaagaaaatgaagtaagagaaatgaagagtttcacattaaaggcttttgatacaaataggtgtttcgtacgggtcggcgttagctatgttttcgCTAATAGTTGAGGCATAAACATACAGTCTCTAGAGCATTCAGACTCTGTGAACCCGCAAATCGCTCAAGTgttaagtttttcttttcgtataaagtcaaatttgacagaacAACCCTTGGTAGAAGTATCTATCTGGTGCTGTGCATCAGCGCCACCTTCCACTGTTATTGCTTGCCTTATCATTTATTCTGATTTTATCTGTCTGTGACGATAAAATAAACATCTTCTCCCTTCGGATAGAATAGttatagaagaaaaatttgtacattttattttgataatgttATTTGTGGTCCGAGCGTAGCGAGCAAAACGTTTTCGAAGTGtcagctgaggtgagaaatagttattttcccaacgcatgctaaaatgctttttcgaattcgctaaaaaagccatTTAGCATAAGAGGAACAAAgcttttcctaaacgacgttggaaataagcgacgaagtcgcaATATTTTAACACCAGTCTAATCTGTCGGAATAACACATTTTTCTCAATCTAAACGCGTGTATCCCATTCCTATACTGAGTTTACCTATTCCCGAGAAATGTGCAAATCATTCCATAAAAtcaatgggacaaatgatAGAAGTGGCACTTCTCAGAAGAAATTTACAATCAAATTTATCAATGTACGTAACCTGGAGCTATTAGCTTTTCAttgttgaaacgaaaaaaaccCAAAACTCAAAGTCAATTCGTTTTGTCACCAAATCCCTTAAAATTGGGTTTCCCAATACAGAAACTTATCTGCAGACGAATGAAATAATCCTTGTTAATAACTCAGTGCTTTTTcattagaaattattttatggatgggcaataaaattattcacgCAACCAGCTGTGTGCAATCAGTGGCAGAAACAAACggacgaacatttttttaatcagaTTATGCAATTGAACCATGTGTGCTATTTTAAAACAGACGTTGCTATCACGATTTTACACTTCGGATTGATCTTTTCAATGAACTTTGAATCGGATGCTAATTGTTACTTACCTGGAATGCTTTGATTTTTCGCGACTTGTTGATGCCGGTGGAATCAGATGATCGTGGTCTGTGTGATGTGTTGAGTATAGTGACGGTGCATGTGAAGACAAACGATTGAAAGTAAACTGTTGCTGTCCAATAAAAGTAATCGGCGACTTATGATGTTCATTCTGACTGTTtcgttttgtcaattttctgaAGTGCAAAGTATTTGTTCCTGTTTGGAAACAATTGAAACGTTAAAGTTTGCATAACGGAGACCAGGTCACTATAATATTTAACCTTCGGTCTCGTCTGAGGCATTTTTCGTTTGACTGGCAGCTTTATCCGTTCCATGAGAAGATGTCGAAGCCTGTATGATTAAGGGATttagaataaaattaattcccTCGCAACGTTAGTTCAAATAATCCTTACATTCTCGTCCTCAACCACTACTTTCAGTGGCAGTTCTCCATAAAGGGTTGGTCCTTTCGGTTGCTGTGACAAAGAAGTAATAAATAGGACAAATTGAAAGAGATAAAGAGATATTCTTACATCGGTGTCCATAATGTGCAAATGTCTCACTTAAAAATAATCAGGTCCTAGCCACCACCTACAGTCCTAGGGCTGTTAAATAAATCGATTGTTTTATTTGGCGAAACCATTCTAAGTCTAAGAATTTcttacaaacaaataaaacaatgGTCAAACGTACGACAGAATGTTGTCGCCGCAAACGTGGAATCACAAAAGctgaacaaattttctttcatactttttaaattattttaaatctgattagTCAGTTTCACATGCTTTTTTGGTGAATATTTTAATACGGTAAATACAATAGCGTTTGCTTCGGTTAATCCGGTggataaagaatttttattttcatttttatttttcgttttatcttTTCGAATCGAGGTAAGTGTCTATATGCTAATCATTATATCCTATTGAATTCAACGAGCAAGACAGTGAAGGGCATCGTTATAATGTACAAATACGTGTgcgataataaataataaacaaaataaattcgattgcCAACACTAAGCTGAAAGGAGAAGCAGCGCAGTTCTAGTAATTGTATCAGACTGATTCACTCCAGTTACAATTGGCTATGTTTATTTTCGGTGGAAAGAGCACAATACCACATTACTGAAAACGTGGAATCTCATGATATGAACCTATACACAGCTCAGAGACGACAAAAATGAGCGATGAAGTCTGGTAATAACGGCTTCTAATATAGCAAAGATGcatgttaaaacgaatgaagtaatagtatgttgtgttacaagtattgtaatgttgatttttttagcacgagacccaagttttccttacgagcggagcgagatGGAATAAGATTCCATAATCATATCATAACGGTTGAATGCTTGCCGTCTTGGAAAGGTTAGTAATAGAATATAATATTGCTGTTATGAACATacttcttttacttcattagacCACAGATCATCCGGTATTTTTGGCCACGTTACATAATTTTAGTTTAGTCATTTTAAAGATTGAGAGTATTCGGTTATTGAACCAAGTATGTCTTGAAGGCAGGATTTTCCAGTTAGT of Bradysia coprophila strain Holo2 chromosome X unlocalized genomic scaffold, BU_Bcop_v1 contig_26, whole genome shotgun sequence contains these proteins:
- the LOC119069318 gene encoding proton channel OtopLc-like, whose product is MDTDQPKGPTLYGELPLKVVVEDENASTSSHGTDKAASQTKNASDETEGTNTLHFRKLTKRNSQNEHHKSPITFIGQQQFTFNRLSSHAPSLYSTHHTDHDHLIPPASTSREKSKHSRRYFATVFAIIYAVFLVIFALVAFIGDAFYSQYPLAQAYCITMISIGFIYFIFLYIDIRLHVRKAKIAIKERQRRQRLFEEYLEKINASDLEGPKDLNDINLNIYVDAEDFATHELKLEPVKPVSHRYCFMTGRHGEFMYLKLGAAWFAFGLLIHSVLLIIYQVVFLTANDYTFYKCASVITLALEILFPIYSLFILFFIFKYINVIINEYRGVARFFLMHAIGTSLAMWIHTIVRETAGAIAIAQRYEDGTPTNPDFECFGPDELNYVHRTVSPYLYPFIIEFNILIVGIWYMIWANISHCPKKLSAPGHGHHGHDTEKSNHSDENNNQHSIEDGHGKPNGLVKQSASTPSETDHCGTTTEHDLQYKSNSVVYADCNASNRGLFAGLVALVITIVFIILFHITVSFEYYLYTGVLVNGIFYCVLLGIMIIATVLAYFQITKLDVNHHPMSKLDDVLLFIAIPAFFLETIFSMVPAIENGSTLNIFIIFFQLIQVIIQTPFIIDGLRRCCNDSHLRQTKPGRELVVFLIITNVALWAFYTFSVKTEYIADERYDFYGYILWNILNHISLPLIMFYRFHASVCLVDMWRHAYEPAPAEH